A single window of Drosophila suzukii chromosome 3, CBGP_Dsuzu_IsoJpt1.0, whole genome shotgun sequence DNA harbors:
- the wge gene encoding protein winged eye isoform X4, which yields MATYNPGANSSAADILSATTATATFLVPTSAAVSHPGAHPAQLQLDQFGGFSAGTAAPLQQQHHHQQTNSSYTFVQIKREPCQVSEISSNNCHQQQQQQQQVHHQGLSSASMTASSKTMSSSTLTTLVKIEAPSPKVSELEKSSGNSVPIGIAVARKRPQEALVPALNTPATMPLQPPLNKDMNCFGIRVADLGATSCGNLYFTGNGDLMTTGTATAEELALSAAGVNRAPSTFWQYPNALPIESVISMSPATVGLQYSREASRGQVVLLPAGPTALDPFQQAAAAAAFVWPSAYIPQAPAPGGHSAAAAAAAAAASLQPTPNLSSLPNFIFPSMGGHQALSTTPSYASLQLYLAAAATATGSSTMCQHSNQQTSTTTTNSTINLSLAAGSGVTPSGNAASSLSSSSSLSASSSRFLSLATGQPGIPSLLSLPPPGMKEEYSMPLALPPLVPLEAARDKEQALNLMRLPTPPTSATMEPSSLGHATPHHIFQSAAMTTPTPALLNLSMHGNGGELPTATPLPAVCDEAALNYKIHAPLTPQTPPRLSEIPMSGSTQLLPQMQDVNIQTDTPVCSEDESFPGPAKPQDPTVEAFPPPSLIQPLELTKPSEASHTQPTECHTQTEPSDIPSASQEESAEQTPPEPIETMSQATQADQATPEDLTGLELLSNISTNSKPMVRVKQEPVEHVEQPPPPPQPVELMPPEPTPPMLEMEPTPAPEPLGGLKLLCALAEQRIQEEVVQGSSLFATPSSRTPTPTPQTLGTTATSPPAFEAKSCFAFGQSQGSVFPSSSSSFQMPLSSPGFPSMQGIELPSTSAGAVTELTPVKRKKHKHSKSSGSESRKSARCSKKSKKKRRHSSSRQQLAAPAEEDVDLQDEQLQSELRSALHAMDPSYAQRFGQEVFSIMDTSMRMRLADVTRQYRKKKRKLDEISKHKKKKKCSKQQLLLQQQQAAQQVVQPPPGLPQPQITLSSVLGTSSPLRDYKFPKFSSSNLQTSTFLRFPDKTHSFPPPPSLQQPQPEHNPLPSSNSPSTSSFVRLEPSALDAAVAITPTTSATSVSGSPSTKQAASAARKQRKMKAIASGAAGEQPTATEAKRRVSGIDRELQLTSEHLYRDETRVLTDMGGLFYAGVMKPLRPPDVYSITLDGERGNKSHVMSREDILKDTILEVAPKSVESVPVGTRLCAYWSQQYRCLYPGRAIDSEQVDDGTTSTATHLATTAPDFVSVEFDDGDSGRIRLQNIRLLLSDYPIAEYNDNPLYSVGKQKRSALRGGESGPGGVTQDHLNVPGCEDSHSHHSLGMSSDNTTSLAATMELFTQRSEKKRLKKSLKKMSKAQNGLNPATATNGGADPAASGEGVGAEDAARKHHKHKKRKKHKKHHRKNGSEEPEQQVVQQDFSAAAQETTEAPSIEMSVAPAPTTNRVKVEVKVKTEQLEMEEETASNLMSEISDEAKGDDLVEHNNSKGSSKIAAFLPERQLWGWYGTAYRKAGVKGRARKQFYKTIKRGKETITVGDSAVFLSTGRPDRPYIGRIESMWETTTGNKVVRVAWFYHPEETTGCPKLKFPGALFESPHEDENDVQTISHRCEVLQFGSYFDKFGADSKQYQSIYDNNDTYYLAGHYNPRLQVLKLQDDIPTLEELQDTNNTTTTTETTTED from the exons ATGGCCACCTATAATCCGGGCGCCAACAGCAGTGCCGCCGACATCCTGAGCGCCACCACCGCCACGGCGACCTTTTTGGTGCCCACCAGTGCAGCAGTATCGCATCCTGGCGCACATCCTGCCCAGCTGCAGCTGGACCAGTTCGGAGGCTTTTCGGCGGGAACGGCAGCTCCcctgcaacaacaacatcaccATCAGCAGACCAACTCCTCGTACACCTTTGTGCAGATTAAGAGGGAGCCCTGCCAGGTGTCCGAGATCAGCTCCAACAATTGCCaccaacaacagcagcaacagcagcaggtgCATCATCAGGGTCTGTCCTCCGCCTCGATGACCGCCTCCTCGAAGACCATGTCCTCCTCCACCCTGACCACTCTCGTCAAAATAGAGGCACCCTCGCCAAAAGTCTCGGAACTGGAGAAGTCCTCAG GCAACTCCGTGCCCATTGGCATCGCCGTGGCCAGGAAACGGCCGCAGGAAGCCCTGGTGCCAGCTCTAAACACCCCCGCCACGATGCCCCTGCAGCCACCACTCAACAAGGACATGAACTGCTTCGGCATACGCGTCGCTGACCTCG GTGCCACCAGTTGCGGGAATCTTTACTTTACGGGCAACGGCGACTTGATGACCACCGGCACGGCCACCGCCGAGGAACTGGCTCTCAGTGCAGCAGGTGTGAACCGAGCGCCCTCGACCTTCTGGCAGTATCCAA ATGCATTACCCATTGAATCAGTGATTTCCATGTCGCCCGCCACGGTGGGCCTGCAGTACTCGCGGGAGGCCAGTCGCGGACAGGTGGTGCTGCTGCCGGCCGGCCCAACAGCGCTCG ATCCGTTCCAACAGGCGGCGGCTGCGGCGGCCTTTGTCTGGCCCTCGGCCTACATCCCCCAGGCGCCGGCTCCTGGTGGTCACTccgctgctgccgccgccgccgcagcAGCTGCCTCGCTGCAGCCGACGCCAAATTTGTCCAGCTTGCCCAACTTCATCTTCCCCTCGATGGGCGGCCACCAGGCGCTGAGCACCACGCCATCGTATGCCTCCCTGCAGCTGTACTTGGCCGCCGCGGCCACGGCGACGGGCAGCTCGACGATGTGCCAACACAGCAATCAACAgaccagcaccaccaccaccaattCCACCATCAATCTGAGCCTAGCCGCCGGTTCGGGGGTCACGCCAAGCGGCAACGCAGCCAGCAGCTTGAGTTCCAGCAGCAGTCTGAGTGCGAGCAGCTCTCGTTTCCTTAGTTTGGCTACTGGTCAGCCCGGGATTCCTTCGCTTCTCTCCCTGCCGCCGCCGGGAATGAAGGAGGAGTACTCGATGCCTCTGGCCTTGCCACCTCTAGTGCCGCTCGAGGCGGCGCGAGACAAGGAGCAGGCCCTCAATCTGATGCGCCTGCCCACGCCGCCCACCTCGGCCACCATGGAGCCGTCTTCCCTGGGCCACGCGACGCCCCACCATATCTTCCAGTCGGCTGCCATGACTACTCCCACGCCGGCATTGCTCAACCTTTCGATGCATGGCAACGGTGGAGAGCTGCCCACAGCCACGCCTCTCCCGGCGGTCTGTGATGAAGCGGCGCTAAACTACAAAATCCATGCACCGCTGACGCCGCAGACACCACCGCGTCTGTCGGAGATTCCGATGTCGGGATCGACTCAGCTTCTACCGCAGATGCAGGATGTCAATATACAGACGGACACGCCCGTTTGCAGTGAGGACGAGAGCTTCCCGGGTCCAGCAAAACCCCAGGATCCGACAGTGGAAGCCTTTCCACCCCCCTCCCTTATTCAGCCGCTGGAACTTACCAAGCCCAGTGAAGCCAGCCATACCCAGCCGACCGAGTGCCATACCCAGACCGAACCCAGTGACATACCCAGTGCCAGCCAGGAGGAGTCGGCAGAGCAGACTCCCCCGGAACCCATAGAAACGATGTCCCAAGCCACGCAGGCTGATCAAGCAACCCCCGAGGACCTGACCGGCTTGGAGCTGCTCTCGAACATAAGCACCAATAGCAAGCCGATGGTGCGAGTTAAGCAGGAACCGGTGGAGCATGTGGAGCAACCGCCTCCGCCGCCGCAGCCTGTGGAACTCATGCCCCCAGAGCCTACGCCGCCCATGCTGGAAATGGAGCCCACGCCCGCGCCGGAACCTCTGGGTGGCCTCAAGCTGTTGTGTGCCCTTGCCGAGCAACGGATCCAGGAGGAGGTTGTGCAGGGCAGCAGTCTCTTTGCCACGCCCTCGTCGCGTACGCCCACTCCCACGCCGCAGACGCTGGGAACGACGGCCACGTCGCCGCCGGCCTTTGAGGCCAAGTCCTGTTTCGCCTTCGGGCAGTCGCAGGGTTCTGTCTTcccctcctcctcctcatccTTTCAGATGCCATTAAGCTCGCCCGGATTTCCCTCGATGCAGGGCATCGAGCTGCCATCTACGTCGGCTGGTGCCGTGACCGAGCTGACTCCCGTGAAGCGCAAGAAGCACAAACATTCCAAGTCCTCGGGCAGCGAAAGCCGCAAGTCGGCGCGTTGCAGCAAGAAGAGCAAGAAGAAGCGGCgccacagcagcagccgccAGCAGTTGGCTGCTCCGGCGGAGGAGGACGTGGATCTGCAGGACGAGCAGCTGCAGTCGGAGCTGCGCAGTGCTCTCCACGCCATGGATCCCAGCTACGCACAGCGCTTTGGCCAGGAGGTCTTTAGCATCATGGACACCAGCATGCGTATGCGACTGGCGGATGTCACGCGGCAGTATCGCAAGAAGAAGCGGAAGCTGGACGAGATTTCAAAGCACAAGAAAAAGAAGAAGTGCTCCAAGCAGCAACTCCTACTGCAACAACAGCAGGCAGCCCAGCAAGTGGTGCAGCCACCACCTGGTCTGCCACAGCCACAGATAACGCTATCCAGTGTGCTGGG AACCTCATCCCCGCTGCGCGACTACAAGTTCCCGAAGTTTTCGAGCAGTAACCTCCAGACGTCCACTTTCTTGCGATTCCCAGACAAGACGCACTCGTTCCCCCCACCGCCGTCCCTGCAGCAGCCCCAACCGGAGCACAATCCCTTGCCCAGCAGCAACTCACCGAGTACCTCGTCGTTCGTCCGCCTGGAGCCCAGTGCACTGGACGCGGCCGTTGCCATAACCCCAACTACCTCTGCAACTTCCGTCTCTGGCTCACCCTCCACCAAACAGGCGGCTTCTGCGGCACGAAAGCAACGGAAGATGAAAGCGATCGCCAGCGGAGCCGCTGGAGAGCAGCCAACGGCCACAGAGGCTAAACGACGGGTTAGCGGGATTGACCGTGAACTGCAGCTGACCAGCGAGCACCTGTATCGCGATGAGACTCGTGTCCTCACCGATATGGGCGGTCTTTTCTATGCGGGCGTTATGAAGCCCTTGCGCCCGCCCGATGTCTACTCCATCACATTGGACGGCGAGCGCGGCAACAAGTCGCATGTGATGTCTCGCGAGGATATACTTAAGGACACG ATCCTCGAGGTGGCGCCGAAGAGCGTGGAGAGTGTGCCAGTGGGTACGCGATTATGTGCCTACTGGAGTCAGCAATATCGATGCCTCTATCCTGGACGGGCCATCGACTCCGAGCAGGTGGACGATGGAACGACCAGCACTGCAACACATTTGGCTACAACAGCGCCGGACTTTGTCAGTGTGGAGTTCGACGACGGTGACAGCGGCAGGATCCGCTTGCAGAACATCCGCCTGCTGCTCAGCGATTATCCCATAGCAG AGTACAACGATAATCCCCTCTACTCAGTAGGCAAGCAGAAGCGAAGCGCTCTGCGCGGGGGTGAAAGTGGCCCCGGAGGAGTCACGCAGGACCACTTGAACGTGCCCGGCTGCGAGGATTCGCATAGTCATCACAGCCTGGGGATGAGTAGCGATAACACAACATCGCTGGCCGCCACTATGGAGCTCTTCACGCAGCGCAGTGAGAAGAAGCGACTGAAGAAGAGTCTCAAGAAGATGTCCAAGGCTCAAAATGGCCTTAATCCGGCCACAGCTACTAATGGTGGAGCTGATCCAGCTGCATCTGGAGAGGGTGTCGGTGCAGAGGATGCCGCTCGGAAGCATCATAAGCACAAGAAGCGCAAGAAGCACAAGAAACATCACCGCAAGAATGGCAGTGAGGAGCCGGAGCAACAGGTAGTTCAGCAGGACTTTTCTGCGGCAGCGCAGGAAACGACAGAGGCTCCTTCTATAGAGATGTCAGTAGCACCAGCGCCAACCACGAATCGTGTGAAGGTGGAGGTGAAAGTCAAGACAGAGCAGTTGGAGATGGAAGAGGAGACGGCATCCAATCTCATGTCAGAGATATCCGATGAG GCCAAGGGCGACGATCTGGTCGAGCATAACAACTCCAAGGGAAGTAGCAAGATAGCCGCCTTCCTGCCGGAGCGGCAGCTGTGGGGTTGGTATGGTACCGCCTATCGCAAGGCGGGCGTCAAAGGACGCGCCAGAAAGCAATTTtacaaaacaatcaaaaggggAAAGGAGACTATCACG gtcGGGGACAGTGCAGTATTTCTATCGACGGGCAGACCAGATCGACCCTATATCG
- the wge gene encoding protein winged eye isoform X2 produces MATYNPGANSSAADILSATTATATFLVPTSAAVSHPGAHPAQLQLDQFGGFSAGTAAPLQQQHHHQQTNSSYTFVQIKREPCQVSEISSNNCHQQQQQQQQVHHQGLSSASMTASSKTMSSSTLTTLVKIEAPSPKVSELEKSSGNSVPIGIAVARKRPQEALVPALNTPATMPLQPPLNKDMNCFGIRVADLGATSCGNLYFTGNGDLMTTGTATAEELALSAAGVNRAPSTFWQYPNALPIESVISMSPATVGLQYSREASRGQVVLLPAGPTALGISNFPLLTPTDPFQQAAAAAAFVWPSAYIPQAPAPGGHSAAAAAAAAAASLQPTPNLSSLPNFIFPSMGGHQALSTTPSYASLQLYLAAAATATGSSTMCQHSNQQTSTTTTNSTINLSLAAGSGVTPSGNAASSLSSSSSLSASSSRFLSLATGQPGIPSLLSLPPPGMKEEYSMPLALPPLVPLEAARDKEQALNLMRLPTPPTSATMEPSSLGHATPHHIFQSAAMTTPTPALLNLSMHGNGGELPTATPLPAVCDEAALNYKIHAPLTPQTPPRLSEIPMSGSTQLLPQMQDVNIQTDTPVCSEDESFPGPAKPQDPTVEAFPPPSLIQPLELTKPSEASHTQPTECHTQTEPSDIPSASQEESAEQTPPEPIETMSQATQADQATPEDLTGLELLSNISTNSKPMVRVKQEPVEHVEQPPPPPQPVELMPPEPTPPMLEMEPTPAPEPLGGLKLLCALAEQRIQEEVVQGSSLFATPSSRTPTPTPQTLGTTATSPPAFEAKSCFAFGQSQGSVFPSSSSSFQMPLSSPGFPSMQGIELPSTSAGAVTELTPVKRKKHKHSKSSGSESRKSARCSKKSKKKRRHSSSRQQLAAPAEEDVDLQDEQLQSELRSALHAMDPSYAQRFGQEVFSIMDTSMRMRLADVTRQYRKKKRKLDEISKHKKKKKCSKQQLLLQQQQAAQQVVQPPPGLPQPQITLSSVLGTSSPLRDYKFPKFSSSNLQTSTFLRFPDKTHSFPPPPSLQQPQPEHNPLPSSNSPSTSSFVRLEPSALDAAVAITPTTSATSVSGSPSTKQAASAARKQRKMKAIASGAAGEQPTATEAKRRVSGIDRELQLTSEHLYRDETRVLTDMGGLFYAGVMKPLRPPDVYSITLDGERGNKSHVMSREDILKDTILEVAPKSVESVPVGTRLCAYWSQQYRCLYPGRAIDSEQVDDGTTSTATHLATTAPDFVSVEFDDGDSGRIRLQNIRLLLSDYPIAEYNDNPLYSVGKQKRSALRGGESGPGGVTQDHLNVPGCEDSHSHHSLGMSSDNTTSLAATMELFTQRSEKKRLKKSLKKMSKAQNGLNPATATNGGADPAASGEGVGAEDAARKHHKHKKRKKHKKHHRKNGSEEPEQQVVQQDFSAAAQETTEAPSIEMSVAPAPTTNRVKVEVKVKTEQLEMEEETASNLMSEISDEAKGDDLVEHNNSKGSSKIAAFLPERQLWGWYGTAYRKAGVKGRARKQFYKTIKRGKETITVGDSAVFLSTGRPDRPYIGRIESMWETTTGNKVVRVAWFYHPEETTGCPKLKFPGALFESPHEDENDVQTISHRCEVLQFGSYFDKFGADSKQYQSIYDNNDTYYLAGHYNPRLQVLKLQDDIPTLEELQDTNNTTTTTETTTED; encoded by the exons ATGGCCACCTATAATCCGGGCGCCAACAGCAGTGCCGCCGACATCCTGAGCGCCACCACCGCCACGGCGACCTTTTTGGTGCCCACCAGTGCAGCAGTATCGCATCCTGGCGCACATCCTGCCCAGCTGCAGCTGGACCAGTTCGGAGGCTTTTCGGCGGGAACGGCAGCTCCcctgcaacaacaacatcaccATCAGCAGACCAACTCCTCGTACACCTTTGTGCAGATTAAGAGGGAGCCCTGCCAGGTGTCCGAGATCAGCTCCAACAATTGCCaccaacaacagcagcaacagcagcaggtgCATCATCAGGGTCTGTCCTCCGCCTCGATGACCGCCTCCTCGAAGACCATGTCCTCCTCCACCCTGACCACTCTCGTCAAAATAGAGGCACCCTCGCCAAAAGTCTCGGAACTGGAGAAGTCCTCAG GCAACTCCGTGCCCATTGGCATCGCCGTGGCCAGGAAACGGCCGCAGGAAGCCCTGGTGCCAGCTCTAAACACCCCCGCCACGATGCCCCTGCAGCCACCACTCAACAAGGACATGAACTGCTTCGGCATACGCGTCGCTGACCTCG GTGCCACCAGTTGCGGGAATCTTTACTTTACGGGCAACGGCGACTTGATGACCACCGGCACGGCCACCGCCGAGGAACTGGCTCTCAGTGCAGCAGGTGTGAACCGAGCGCCCTCGACCTTCTGGCAGTATCCAA ATGCATTACCCATTGAATCAGTGATTTCCATGTCGCCCGCCACGGTGGGCCTGCAGTACTCGCGGGAGGCCAGTCGCGGACAGGTGGTGCTGCTGCCGGCCGGCCCAACAGCGCTCG GCATATCAAATTTTCCCCTCTTAACGCCCACAGATCCGTTCCAACAGGCGGCGGCTGCGGCGGCCTTTGTCTGGCCCTCGGCCTACATCCCCCAGGCGCCGGCTCCTGGTGGTCACTccgctgctgccgccgccgccgcagcAGCTGCCTCGCTGCAGCCGACGCCAAATTTGTCCAGCTTGCCCAACTTCATCTTCCCCTCGATGGGCGGCCACCAGGCGCTGAGCACCACGCCATCGTATGCCTCCCTGCAGCTGTACTTGGCCGCCGCGGCCACGGCGACGGGCAGCTCGACGATGTGCCAACACAGCAATCAACAgaccagcaccaccaccaccaattCCACCATCAATCTGAGCCTAGCCGCCGGTTCGGGGGTCACGCCAAGCGGCAACGCAGCCAGCAGCTTGAGTTCCAGCAGCAGTCTGAGTGCGAGCAGCTCTCGTTTCCTTAGTTTGGCTACTGGTCAGCCCGGGATTCCTTCGCTTCTCTCCCTGCCGCCGCCGGGAATGAAGGAGGAGTACTCGATGCCTCTGGCCTTGCCACCTCTAGTGCCGCTCGAGGCGGCGCGAGACAAGGAGCAGGCCCTCAATCTGATGCGCCTGCCCACGCCGCCCACCTCGGCCACCATGGAGCCGTCTTCCCTGGGCCACGCGACGCCCCACCATATCTTCCAGTCGGCTGCCATGACTACTCCCACGCCGGCATTGCTCAACCTTTCGATGCATGGCAACGGTGGAGAGCTGCCCACAGCCACGCCTCTCCCGGCGGTCTGTGATGAAGCGGCGCTAAACTACAAAATCCATGCACCGCTGACGCCGCAGACACCACCGCGTCTGTCGGAGATTCCGATGTCGGGATCGACTCAGCTTCTACCGCAGATGCAGGATGTCAATATACAGACGGACACGCCCGTTTGCAGTGAGGACGAGAGCTTCCCGGGTCCAGCAAAACCCCAGGATCCGACAGTGGAAGCCTTTCCACCCCCCTCCCTTATTCAGCCGCTGGAACTTACCAAGCCCAGTGAAGCCAGCCATACCCAGCCGACCGAGTGCCATACCCAGACCGAACCCAGTGACATACCCAGTGCCAGCCAGGAGGAGTCGGCAGAGCAGACTCCCCCGGAACCCATAGAAACGATGTCCCAAGCCACGCAGGCTGATCAAGCAACCCCCGAGGACCTGACCGGCTTGGAGCTGCTCTCGAACATAAGCACCAATAGCAAGCCGATGGTGCGAGTTAAGCAGGAACCGGTGGAGCATGTGGAGCAACCGCCTCCGCCGCCGCAGCCTGTGGAACTCATGCCCCCAGAGCCTACGCCGCCCATGCTGGAAATGGAGCCCACGCCCGCGCCGGAACCTCTGGGTGGCCTCAAGCTGTTGTGTGCCCTTGCCGAGCAACGGATCCAGGAGGAGGTTGTGCAGGGCAGCAGTCTCTTTGCCACGCCCTCGTCGCGTACGCCCACTCCCACGCCGCAGACGCTGGGAACGACGGCCACGTCGCCGCCGGCCTTTGAGGCCAAGTCCTGTTTCGCCTTCGGGCAGTCGCAGGGTTCTGTCTTcccctcctcctcctcatccTTTCAGATGCCATTAAGCTCGCCCGGATTTCCCTCGATGCAGGGCATCGAGCTGCCATCTACGTCGGCTGGTGCCGTGACCGAGCTGACTCCCGTGAAGCGCAAGAAGCACAAACATTCCAAGTCCTCGGGCAGCGAAAGCCGCAAGTCGGCGCGTTGCAGCAAGAAGAGCAAGAAGAAGCGGCgccacagcagcagccgccAGCAGTTGGCTGCTCCGGCGGAGGAGGACGTGGATCTGCAGGACGAGCAGCTGCAGTCGGAGCTGCGCAGTGCTCTCCACGCCATGGATCCCAGCTACGCACAGCGCTTTGGCCAGGAGGTCTTTAGCATCATGGACACCAGCATGCGTATGCGACTGGCGGATGTCACGCGGCAGTATCGCAAGAAGAAGCGGAAGCTGGACGAGATTTCAAAGCACAAGAAAAAGAAGAAGTGCTCCAAGCAGCAACTCCTACTGCAACAACAGCAGGCAGCCCAGCAAGTGGTGCAGCCACCACCTGGTCTGCCACAGCCACAGATAACGCTATCCAGTGTGCTGGG AACCTCATCCCCGCTGCGCGACTACAAGTTCCCGAAGTTTTCGAGCAGTAACCTCCAGACGTCCACTTTCTTGCGATTCCCAGACAAGACGCACTCGTTCCCCCCACCGCCGTCCCTGCAGCAGCCCCAACCGGAGCACAATCCCTTGCCCAGCAGCAACTCACCGAGTACCTCGTCGTTCGTCCGCCTGGAGCCCAGTGCACTGGACGCGGCCGTTGCCATAACCCCAACTACCTCTGCAACTTCCGTCTCTGGCTCACCCTCCACCAAACAGGCGGCTTCTGCGGCACGAAAGCAACGGAAGATGAAAGCGATCGCCAGCGGAGCCGCTGGAGAGCAGCCAACGGCCACAGAGGCTAAACGACGGGTTAGCGGGATTGACCGTGAACTGCAGCTGACCAGCGAGCACCTGTATCGCGATGAGACTCGTGTCCTCACCGATATGGGCGGTCTTTTCTATGCGGGCGTTATGAAGCCCTTGCGCCCGCCCGATGTCTACTCCATCACATTGGACGGCGAGCGCGGCAACAAGTCGCATGTGATGTCTCGCGAGGATATACTTAAGGACACG ATCCTCGAGGTGGCGCCGAAGAGCGTGGAGAGTGTGCCAGTGGGTACGCGATTATGTGCCTACTGGAGTCAGCAATATCGATGCCTCTATCCTGGACGGGCCATCGACTCCGAGCAGGTGGACGATGGAACGACCAGCACTGCAACACATTTGGCTACAACAGCGCCGGACTTTGTCAGTGTGGAGTTCGACGACGGTGACAGCGGCAGGATCCGCTTGCAGAACATCCGCCTGCTGCTCAGCGATTATCCCATAGCAG AGTACAACGATAATCCCCTCTACTCAGTAGGCAAGCAGAAGCGAAGCGCTCTGCGCGGGGGTGAAAGTGGCCCCGGAGGAGTCACGCAGGACCACTTGAACGTGCCCGGCTGCGAGGATTCGCATAGTCATCACAGCCTGGGGATGAGTAGCGATAACACAACATCGCTGGCCGCCACTATGGAGCTCTTCACGCAGCGCAGTGAGAAGAAGCGACTGAAGAAGAGTCTCAAGAAGATGTCCAAGGCTCAAAATGGCCTTAATCCGGCCACAGCTACTAATGGTGGAGCTGATCCAGCTGCATCTGGAGAGGGTGTCGGTGCAGAGGATGCCGCTCGGAAGCATCATAAGCACAAGAAGCGCAAGAAGCACAAGAAACATCACCGCAAGAATGGCAGTGAGGAGCCGGAGCAACAGGTAGTTCAGCAGGACTTTTCTGCGGCAGCGCAGGAAACGACAGAGGCTCCTTCTATAGAGATGTCAGTAGCACCAGCGCCAACCACGAATCGTGTGAAGGTGGAGGTGAAAGTCAAGACAGAGCAGTTGGAGATGGAAGAGGAGACGGCATCCAATCTCATGTCAGAGATATCCGATGAG GCCAAGGGCGACGATCTGGTCGAGCATAACAACTCCAAGGGAAGTAGCAAGATAGCCGCCTTCCTGCCGGAGCGGCAGCTGTGGGGTTGGTATGGTACCGCCTATCGCAAGGCGGGCGTCAAAGGACGCGCCAGAAAGCAATTTtacaaaacaatcaaaaggggAAAGGAGACTATCACG gtcGGGGACAGTGCAGTATTTCTATCGACGGGCAGACCAGATCGACCCTATATCG